The DNA segment TGTGATTTGGACTTCGAAAGAATGAACCGAAACATCGTGTTCTTCTAAACCTATCACTGGTCATTTGAAGGCGTAATGTTTAGCGCACTCAAACCACACCAACCAAGTGGAAATTTGACAAGAGCTTGTCCTGTTTCGTATGCATGTCCTGTTCTGAGTGCGCTAGAAAATAACGCCTTCAGATGATTGTAATCAACTGGCCCAGGTACATATTTTTTCATGAAATTATCTCAACTTGTGGCAACTCAGCATGAACGAGCTCAGTTTTGTCTGCTTTCACACCATGTAGCCTTTAATCTTTTTTTTCGCGCAATGCAACGCCGTATGAATTTCCTTCACACCATAGCGCAACTACAGCCTTCGAGATACGAGCCCCTGTTGCACCTTATTGTACTGCAAATTAACCTCAAGTGGTGTTTGTTATCCAAAAAATGCTTGCTCTATGACAAACTTTGCAGTGTTGTGACCTAGGGTTTAAGCTAACATGAGTGAAAAGATCTACGCAATCTGGTCACATGAATGTGTTCAGTAAGTAACAGGTGACACTGGGAATGAGGCTTAATGCACCGACTGCTCATCCTGCGTCCGATGCACGAAGCAAGTCTGTTCATCTGCATTGAAATTTGCTGCCGAAGGCCAGCGGCGAACTACGATATGGAAAAAAAAGGCAGGACGCAAGCCACACTCACGAGCTATACACAAAGCTCTGAATCCAAGTATCTCTTCAGCGGAGTATGCAAAATAAGTATCTGTATTTACACAGAAATAAATGCCTGAAATGCCTCTACGAACATATGTACAGTCCTCTTCACAAACTCGGTATTTACAAAATATGATCACTCATGCGCGCAAAACACACCTCGTCAAAGCTGAGGCGCTGCTTTCCGTGAAGTGCCGGCTTGCATTACTCGCTTCAGCTGTGCATGAGATACATTTACAGCGTAAGTATCTGATGCTACCTGCGACAGGCTTGGTTTACCACCATGATGGGTGCACTATAAAGCACTCATGCCACGTCCTCGTAGCATAAACTGTTTCTATTGAGAGACGGGAAAGGGATCACAAGTTTATACTTTCTAAAAAGTGCGCGTTTGTTGTTTTTAGACATTATGAACACGATACGCTTGAAAacgaacgatttttttttcacgcatgtTGGCATGTTAAAGCTAAATTCGAATTCCTCCCGAAATCAGGTTTCTGTTGGCGCCGAATCTGGGACCGTAAAGTATCATCTCGCAGCACACTGAACACGTGATGTGGCGCTGAAAGCACCCGTGGGCCCCTCGCACCTTAGTGCAGGCGCCGTTTAGCACAAAGACCGGTCTTCGTGCGAGATGAGCGCACAGCGACTTGTATACTACCATTTTTTTACACCTACTGAAGTGAGCATCGCGTAgtgatttcctttctttttttctttgtgggaGATACGTTGCTCGAGGTTCAAGCGAGGAGGCCACGAGAAAGGCGGCCACAGCCTCCGCGCACCTTGGTCGGGCAACGCGTGTCCCCGCACCGGGTGTCCGCAGTGTGTCACAGTGGCTGTCTCAGTCAGCGATATCACAAATGGCGGCAGGACACTTCCGCAGTCGCCGAGCGCTCACTTCTCCTCGTCGCCCGAGTAGTCGTCCTCGTCCGAGTCGGATGAGCCCGGAGGCGTGACGTGGACCACCATCTGCGAGATGTTCTCCAGCCGGCGGCATGCGTCCTCCGACAGCGGGTTCTCCTCCAGGTGCACCTCGCGGAGCGTGCTCACCGAGCGCAGCCGCGATGCTTCCACGTCTGCGAGGCCCGGACCATGGGTCACAATTGGCTGTGCACGCGGAGCTCGCCAGTTTCCGGCCGGAAATGGCTGAGCTCTTCCATGCCGGACACTCACGCTTTTTATCATCTCCAAAGACATGGCAACGCGAAAGCACAACAAATTGGCCAGTTTGGCTTAATTCTCAGTACGAACTTATCACATCTCACCGTTTAGCAAGAAGCAGCCTCCAACACTGCCTTGTGGACTAGGCCTCCAAGCACCTGTGTGCTCTAGCAAGCGTAATAGGTATTCCTTAGGTATAGATATCAAATTAAATGTTCAACTTAACTACAAGCGGCCACACTTAGTACATTGAAcagatgttaaaaaaaaaaccctcgtAGCCAGCGCTACAACAACCGACAATGGTTGGTGCTGCACCTATGCACGAAAAACAGGCAGCCACGGAATCCAGGAGCGCAAAATAGTACGACAGACTGGAGCACTACGGAAACCTGCTCCCTTTTTTCTACGCATCATCTGATTGCACTGCTACAGTCTGGCCTCAGCGGGGACCAATTAGCCCATAAATGTTTGCCACTCAAATCAGTTCTTTTAACTGTCACCTTAATCATTATCAAATCTGCCAAAAACGTAAATGGTGCTAGTTACTGCAGATGATCATGAGTAAACGCGTTGCGGTTTTAATGCCGAAACGTAAAACGCTCAATGCTGTTGATGGTCTCACCTGTCTGaaaaccgccaatttttttagaaTCGCTCCCTGTGAGTACCTGAGTgatttcctttgttttttttcggaTGCTTACGTTCGATTCCAAAATAACTATGTATTTTCTTCTCTGCGAAAGTGTTAAATCATTTGCAGAAGGCGCCTTATTCTCAGAGTCAGCTGGAGCCTTCTGCTCGTGCTTCCGCTATCCGCATGTTGGGCTACGTGCGCCGTAACTTTTCCAAAACTCCATCTTCTTTGaaattattgctttataaaacactaatacgttcGAATCTGGAATATGCCGCCGCGATATGAGATCCCCATCATGCAAAACTGATAACTTTGCTTGATCTGGTTCAAAATAACGCTTCTCGTTTTATCCTGTCCAACTTTAACCGTACCGCAAGTGTAACAAGCATGAAAGCTAATTTTTCTTTACCTCTTTTAGCATCCCGCTGGCAGACAATTCGTTTGAGCCCTTTTCACAAACTATACCATCACCCCATGCTACGCGATGCCCTCATTTCGTCCCCCAGATACGTGTCAAATCGAATAGATCATCGTCACAATGTTGGAATTGAAACATCTAACACTAAAACGGAATTTCGGTCTTTCTTGCATCGTACATCACGTGAATGGAGccgccttcccgcagatatcgtcgaCGTAATTGATAACCAACATTTTCGTTCTGCCCTAGCTAACATTGAATAACAGGAGGATGATTAGACTGGTTTTGTATTATGCATTGtatctatttatgtatttttgttttgtaaccactcccctctttaatgcctttggccttgacggttcaataaatgaaatgaaagggacTGGCACGTGATCTGTTTAGTCCACCCCAGTGTCAGGATGGAGACGGTAACAGCTGACCGCAAGGAGCATGCGCGTCACATTCCGAACCCACAGCTGAGGACATGCGGCTCCCTCACAAGAGGGCGATGGTTGCCGGGAACGAAGTCCGCAGCACTCAAAAAGACCATCGATTCTGGATCCTTGAAACCCACCCGAGATATAATTCTTGCGGGCGTCCAGGTAGGTGAGCCTGGGCAGGCGGAAGATGACCCAAGGCATGGACATGTAGTCATTGTACGAGATGTCCAGCCGTCGAAGCTCTGGCAGCTCTTTCAGCTCCTCTGGCAGGCTGCTCAGCCGGTTGTGCGACAGGTTCAGCTCTGCGAGATTGCGTCGCAGGATACTGAATCGTACAGTCGGAAGCACTCAGTGAAGCAGCGGTACTTCTTTGTGCGATACAAAACCTGGTCGTGCGGCCGTCCAGGCTTAGCACAGCAAGCAATCTTGAGggtaacagcgcgacagacggggacgaaagaagaaggaacacagcgctcgtcctgtgttcctccatctttcgtccccgtctttcgcgctggtaCCGTGAAGAATGTctaaccaactcgcccgtttaggAGCAGTAttgaacagcaaaaaaagaagaaagaacagTGGGTGGGAGGGAAGCCTCAGTCCGCTAGCGAACGCTTTGACAAGAAGACTTGTCAAGACAAGTCTAGTCGAAACTTTAGCTATAGTCGTGCACAACTCAAGAAGGAAATGCTTaatgcccctcaaaggatgccctccagccaacggcgtcgactGATTTTCTTAGCACCTCGGTTAACCCTCTTCTCTCTGGCATCCCCTGCGACTTCAGGCTAGCAGGTCAAAGACGATTAACCATGACGTCACAAgagtcggtcgacgccattggctggagggcttcccTTAAGGGGAATTTTCTGCTGCGGCCTTAAATTGTATCCTTCTATAGCGCACTGAGGCTTCCCTCCCGCCCATTATTAACTTTACGGCTTCTAAGTATACAGTCTTCCCTGCCCACTCTCTGGCGTTGGTTTGTACACGGCAAAGCTTCACAGAATAGCGCGCACCTGTAATGTGGGTGAACTTGAGCGGCAGCTTGGGCGGTATCTTGCGCAGCACGTTGCTCGACAGGTCGCAGGCCAGCACACGCGTGTTCCTCATCAGGTGGAAGATGGCGTCCGGAAACGACATCAGCTGGCACTCCGAGAGATCTGCGAAGGTTCACATGTCGGTCAACAGCTGCGCCAAATATGCGTGCTCAAATATCGGAACGAATGCTTGTAAACGCCGCCGTAGACTGTGCTCTCGTATCAACTGAGCCTTCAGTCCTCAAATAAAATGTGGTGCTCCAGTTACCTTGCAACTAGCGGCTTAACTCTTGATTCAGGGGCAACTGGGCGACTTATCTGAGGCAAGCACGCCGGGGTTTAAAGAATCTCAATTGTGAACCTCTGGCCCTAATGTTCGTTGTCTCTCAGCATCACGGGCTGTTGCAAGCATGAATTTGCGGCTCGCTATTGCGCCCTCTTTCGCGAATTTCATGAAGGCAGACAAAATGTTAGGAGCGCTGGACAGATTATTTATTCTAAAACTCGCAACTGCGACGGATGGAAACCGCAGCAGTGACACCAGCAGAAACGTGCGTTCTGCTTGTTCATCTGAGCAACTCTTGTTTATTCAGTCGTCCAATGGGCAGTGAGGCGACAGGCGAACAGCACTGAAGGGATAAATCTAAACACTCAATGATACTTTTTAGCACAgtgcaaaaacaacaacaaaacgcaCAGTTCACGATTGCTGACACAAGAACTTGACTTGTTTTTATAGAACACGGCATGAAACCAAGCATTGCTTCATACTGCACAACAGTGCGCAGCCGAGAAATACCGAAGGGCATCAAAGCAGACAGTCGATCGTGTACAGGTCTCGAAGCCTATAGGGCGCCACATGCAGTGGGCCTTGTCTAAGTTTCGCCGTCCTTtgctaaaataataaaagaagcaCCATTATGGCCAAATTCTGCGGCTGATCCCTCACGCGCGCAGTGTGGCGCCCGATTATTTACTGACAGCGCAACGCTTCGCTGTTCTGGCCACGTGCAGTGAAACCCTTCTGTCGCCGGGCCCTTTCgactgcagtggcgcgtgtctcaGAATTGTCGGGAAGTCAGAGCAGGCGCCTCGCAGATGGCGCTCCCTCAAGTGCGCGTCCGATGGACTAGGTGAGCTGCGCAGGGAGCAGTTGCCGGGCCAGCGGACGGGGGCTTTCCGTCACTCGGCGGTCCGGCAACAGGCCGCTTATTTTAGAACGGGTGCAACGCTTTTGAAAGAGTCGGCCGCGCGTCAGACGGACCCCCCTTGTACCTCACCCTTATTGCAGGTTCCTGACGACAATATGCGCGCCTCGTTTCGCTTGTGCATTTCGTTATTTGCGGGTGTTTTGCGGTTTGTTTTGTCGTCAATATGCAACGGCGCAGCGACGAAGAGCGCCGTGCCAAGCACAGCGAGCGAGATGTTGCGCACTCCGTGTTCTTGAACTCGTGCCCAGGGCGCAAAAGCCGGCCTGTTCCTGGCACTCGTTTCCGGTGCGGCCTCTCCGTTTGGGCGCTTCGCTTCGGCGTCGTTTGCCAAGTACTTGCGCGACGCCGCTTTCCCCCTCGCCAGGTGTCTGCCGTCGCGCGTCATGAGGTCCCGCACGTGACTCGCTGGGCGGACCATCGCGATCCTTCAGCAACGCTCTGAGAACGTTCCGCGAACTGACGCTGCGCCAGCACTGGGCTCCCCGAAACCCCGTGGCAAGAGCATGTGTCGGGCTCGTTGTGGCCCCGCCATCGTCACCCAAGCCGCGCTCAATATCGCACCGCACTGCGAAAGAATACGCGCTCGGCAGGAAGCCCTCCTTGCGCGAGCAACAGACCTAACGAATACGTTGATATTTGGAAGAGAGACGAAAAACAAAGCGCCGCCTGCCTGCACCGATAACTataccgacacacacacacacacacacacacacacacacacacacacacacacacacacacacacacacacacacacacacacacacacacacacacacacacacacacacacacacacacacacacacacacacagcacacacacacacacacacacacacacacacacacacacacacacacacacacacacacacacacacacacacacacacacacacacacacacacacacacacacacacacacacacacacacacacacacacacacacacacacacacacacgcgcgcgcgcacacacacacacacacacacacacacacacacacacacacacacacacacacacacacacacacacacacacacacacacacagatatatatatatatatatatatatatatatatatatatatatatatatatatatatatatatatatatatatatatatatatatatatatatatatatatagcttaacACAGTCATAATACGAAATAAAGGGACCCGAGAGGAGGTATATGGTAGGTTTTGTATCCCCGCACGGGAAAATCCACATAGAAgggctgcagcactctcttctCGACTGCAAATAGCATTTGCTTTCACGGACGTCCACGCTAAAGGAGGTTACTCGCTTCACATCCCAGTGTTAGTCCTCGCTCCTAGAACAGAGCTGTGCGGCTGCAGTCGTCCCTTCCGGTGGGGAAAGCACGGCAGTGTTCCAAAGGGCGTGGAAGGTCACTACGTTTCAAATCCTGCATTTTTACCTTACGACGGAGGAAAACGTGCATAGAGGCCACCGGGTTTGCGCCTGGGCCACGCAATGTCGCATGTTCTGCGTCGGCGGCGCGTACGAAATCTCTCGAAGCCTAGAGGAACTCCCACCTCCGTAAGTCATCCAAGGGTGGTGCAAGAGCTCCACTATACGCGGCTTGGAAGCAAAACTCGATGTTTTTGACAAACCACGTACCGATTCCATGCTGTGACTTATGACCACCGCCAGAATAGTCTTTTTTTAAGAAGCTTAATTATGCTGTCCTGGACGCCGACCGAAGTCATGCTACGTACCTTCTTCGTAGAGACAAATACGACGGTCGCTTGTGCGGCGTGCGCGAGAACTTTTCTTTCTAAGGAGAGGCCGCGAGGAGTCCGTCTGGTGCGCTTAATGGCTTGAGCACTAAGCTATACGCGCCTTATTGAAGGGAGCAGAATACCACGACAAGAACCGCTGCACCACACAGACGCCACTTTCGTCGGCATAGCTACTTCGAGGAAAAATATTCTTCGTTTTGGAAGGAGGCATGAAAGGAATTCAATGCTCTTTGTTCTATTGCACGCTGGCGATGACGATGAGCTTTTCTATCGCTGCCTGCCAGACGATTTGCGCGCAGCTCCTTGTACTCATCCTCCAATCCCTTTGTTTCGATATCCAGCCGACTCCGCGCTTGCGCTTCTGCACGTTTTTATTGCGCTGTCACACAAAAGCAGGTGTGACGCAGTTTTCGGAAAAGTTTCAATGGAGGAAAGAGGCTCCGGTGCACCGCACTTTTAAAGTTTTTTTCGTGCCGCCGGGTTCGCACCTGGGCGGTTCAGCGGAGTCACGCTTTTGGCACAGTGTGCGCTCTGAAAAGGGCGAGACGAGTTTTCTTCGCCCACCTCACGAGGCAGGGCCAGACTGGGTGGCCTATGTACTTCCGAATGTGAACATCACGTCTCGGCCACAGGCTCAGTCTGCTCGCTGCGGGCAAGACAGTTTATATCTTTAGTTGTTTCTATAGGCCTTATAACGTATGTCACTAAAAGCGGCTGCATCAGGCCCTATTTTTGGTTTAACAAGAACCGTtgactttttctgttttttcggtTCTTATGGTTACACTGTACTTCAGGACTCTGGGGTGTCGCAGCTCTGAAAACAGCAGTCTTGCAATTCAGCAACAGCCTGTAGTGGTTTAGCGCTAGTTTTTCATGTGTGCTCATCCGGAAACGAAGTCCTCGTCACTTTAATAACTACAGTATTTACTCCACTGACGACCTCGCATTACACACCGACCTGATACCACTCGAAAACTTTTCTGCCGTTCAGTCGAACTCAAAGCCTCTCTTGGGTTGAGGTAACGTGCCCCTGAAAGATGATGCATAATCCTTCATTCGGAGCTAACTGGCCTCTTAGGGTGAAATATTTAGGCGGTGCCCTGTGAACACGGATGCTTGGAAGCATTTAGTCTCCGGGGCTAAAGGCGTCGCCGTCCAGCGCTTACCGCGGACGCCAGCAGCCAATATGCATGCGGGAGCGGAGGCCCCGAAGAATGTCATGCTCGTGTGCCTCATAGTGGGCGCACTTAGAGCACGCTACGTGTAAACCTCCTTACCCCTGGGGCACGTACTAATTCCTGACCATTTTATTTTGTTGTGCTTAGTGAAGCATGATTGCGAAGGAATGCATTCTCGGGCGTGCAGGCGATATTTTTGATGACCCATTTTTTAGGCATGCACTCCGCACCAACACTTGTGCAACAGCAGCGTAGAGCTCACCCGGACCTTACTAGCGTACAAGGCCGCGTAGGCAGAAGGATAGCATACTATCTAGTTGAGCTTGTAAAAAGAAGCACACGAGAAAAGCCACCATGGAGTTAGTTCATTGCCTTTCCATAGGAAACTGATGGGAATTCAAACGTTGCACACAGCGTTTCGGGTGTGGGcctggcaattttttttcaccGGGTTTTTCTTTGGGATAATTTTCCGCCAATAATTAAGAGTTTGTACAAAAATAAAATGGGGAACATTCAAGGACCTGATTACCTGAATTTTCAATCGCGTCAATTAGTTCCTTGTCGGTTTAGAGTTTTGCTTGACCCAGTGGCTTGGTGGACATGGGTGCTGCTATTGGAGAGAAAAACGAAAGTTTGACCCCAGCAGCGGCGGGTGCATTTCAACGAAGGCCAACGGCAAAAACGCTCATTTACTGAGATTTAGTTTCACTTCGAACAGCACAGGTGGGCGAAGGCAATCAGGATTCCTCTACTGCGTTGTATTCCGCAGGCATCTTCTCGGTTGTGGCACGTGAAAGTGAGCTATCATCTACTCCCGCCTTGCTGCACCATGCGCAACTGTCGTGTTCTTCGCGAGCGTCCTATGAGCTCTCGATTGTGATTTAATTTGCCAGTGCACCTAACGTGAGTGGAGGTACCGATAGCGTGGGACACCAACTCTGCTTTTCTAATGCCCTCGTATACAGAGCCAGTTGGGTATTCggaatttgatttgatttatgaaCAAAAAATGTCTGAGTAAGATAAACAACTAATCACCTTCCATACAACAACACGATGCAAAGTCACCTTTTCATTCATTATTTCTAAATTTGTTTCCCTAGAAACATAGCATTTGCGCGATGAATAACTTCTACAAGAGAGCTTAACGGTATACCGCGAACCGACTGCGCATTCGCCACCAAGAATACGGCAGGGTACCGGCGGAGTAACGTTTTGGCATACCGTATTTCGTACCATGGTGCAACCTGGTATGTGTGCTGAAGTGTACACTCTGGTGATGGAAGTTTGAAACGATAAACAACCTAATCGCTAATATAACATCTCCGTGAAGTCATTTTTGTTGTGCGGGCCCATGTTACAACGCTGAATCCTCACCCTAACAGCGGTCCTGCTCGCTAAATTTTTCCTAGTGCTCCGTAATCGCCACAGGCTGCACGGGCGCCGACTGGTGCCGTCGCATTCGTGCCCGGCTTCATGAAATCAGTAAGGCGCTCGGAGTGAGGCAGTTGTGTTCAAATATACGACCGCAGCAATGCGGCAGGCTGCGATCATGCGATATAGGTGCTGTCTCAAGGCTGCCTTCTAAGCAAGTTTAACCGAGAAGTTAATGCGCTCAAAAAATATCGAcaacgaagagccagttctcgagCTTAGGGTATCGAGGTCGCACTGGGCAATGTTTGTCGGCGCTTTTAATTGACGCGCGTTCACTTCACATACGTGCCTCGGACGCCCGGTAGTGGACGGGCATGCACTCTCGTCGTAAACGCAGAAATCATGTGCTGTAACTAGCTGTTTGTCGGGCTGTTTGTGGCGCTAAACTGGGAAACAGAGCCTAATTTTGAAGCCGGGTTGCCCCCAAAAGTATATGCTTTCTGTTCATGCAAGCCGCCACTGCTATGCGGCTCATATTCTGCGATGAATGCTTATTCTCTAGTGGGCTAGGACGCCAAGCCAGCACACTGACAGTGGTTTTGAACGAAAGAATGATATTACAAAGTTTTAGCATAGCAGACTATGTAGGCGCCTACCTGACTACTGATTGCCTATACTTCGTACGCGCAGTGGCAGCTGCATGGGCAGGTCAGGCGTGCACCAGCCACTGCGCGTGAGCAGCAGGCAAACGGTAATCCAGCATACGTCTACGCTAAGCTGAAACTCTCTATGACATCGCTCTGGAGGAATGGCAAGCACATCCAAGTGAAAGCCCCATCCCGTTGCAGGCCGTTCACACccactcggcaaaagaatgatgCCATGCTTTTCTATATACCAAGGAGCCACTGAAAGGGGCAGGCACAGTTTGTACGTATCCTCGCAGGTCCTGGGCGCGCGTCATGTCATCCGAACCGTCTCTTTTTCCTCATCGGAGTATTAATATTGTCTCCCAGACAGCCTCGCATATATTCCGTTCGTGAAGTTGACTCGTATCCGCGTGCACGCTGCCGCCTGTCATGCGAACGAACGCTGGAGGGAATGCGTCGCCCTTGCCGCAAGCCTCCCGAACGTGAGGAGGGCGTTGGGCAGGCTTGCGGGGAGGCACGCGCAGGTGCGCTCACCCAGGTTCTGGTTCTCCGTGGCGTCGGTACACCGATGGACCACCTTGATGACGGCCTTCCCGGCACCGCCGACGATGTCCACCTGTTGCTGCGATGGCGGGGGCATCTTGCTAAGCACACACGACGAAGTAACGGCGAGTCTCTGCTCTCTGACTGCGCTGGCCCGCACTAAATATACGCGCCGGCACCCCCTTGCTCCCTGCGCAACGGGAATCAGCTGACCTCGGACCCGAGCCAACGACGGAAAACCCGGGGCTCGGATCCTGGAAGGGCTTTGGCCACCGCTTCTTTTCTGCCTGTTTTTCTTGGTTGAGGTCGGCAGCCCCGGGTTTCGCAGAGCACCCTTCTTTCTCGGCCGCAGCGTTTCCCGGCGGCGGTGTCACACGAGGTCGAGCCGGAATTAGCGCAGGGAACACCTCGCAAGCGTGCCTCCCCTGCGGCCCGCACGTGACGCACGGCAGACTGCTCGGCTCGCCCCCATTGAACGCACTTCCTGCCGCAGCGCTTCTTCGCAACTTAATTGCTTGCGAAACGGTTTCCGGGAGAGACGCAACTTGCGGAGGGAATGACAGCGCACACGAGGGACGGTCTGCCTCGCGTGCTGCCCACCCGAGGCCAAGTACGCGATTGAGCTTTGAACCAAGACGGCAGCACGGGTGCCGACTTGCAGATTTATTTCGGATGAGTACGCGCACGTGCTTACATACTAGGCTGCCGCTGCGTACCACAACATGGCACGCGCCAACAATCTCGACATCGCAGAAAAGCGAGCTCCTTGTAGAAAGTGAGGCCAGCTAGTCCATCGAAATGATATTACCCGTCACATGAAGTGCAGATGTCGTCACCACTGCGGCGCGTCTCTACCTCTATCGGTTCCTTTTTGATTCGTCTTGTACCTCCCTACATGCTAACCTGGAACACTGCCTTCTCCTTTGTCCCGTCGCCATTCCGTCCCATTATCCTGGCCCTCTCTTAGCTTGCCAGTCCTCCGCACCGGAGGTTAAACTGGCCCTGGTCTGCCGATCCCCTTGGCGCTTGATTTTGCAGccaaattcaattcaattctttatttcccatgtacacatggagagggtcgagggaaaaaagccagtaagatgtggcttgacgtgcccctcggccactacacacagggcagcaggcaacacgaagagcaacatatgcaatcaagataggggatgaaacagcaataataacaaagaaaggaacagaaagaaaatatcgcaaacaaagcgcgtCTGAGGTTACTTCAAAAACGGCATTTCATAAAAGAAtacaaaagaagcagtgaaatatgATATGCATGTTACAATTTAAAATGTAGCACATACGCTCTGTATATCTTTGCGGCATATTCGGCGGCATCACTATAAAGACAGTACACATGCGCTTCTGAATTTATTCATTTCTTTGGCATCAACTGTTTCGCGCGCACCATGTTCTTGCTTGCGGCTGTGAAAGCACATTTCTGCCAAgtttaaccgccgcggtggctgagtatggcgctcggctgccggccgaaaagacgcgggttcgatcccggccgcggcggtcgaatttctatggaggcgaaattctagaggcccgtgtactgtgcgatgtcagtgcacgttaaagaaccccaagtggtcgaaatttccggagcccttccctacggcgactctcatggcctgagtttctttgggacgttaaacccctataaaacaaaaaaaaaaaaacctaaaaccAATTTCTTCGAAGTTTGGTCGCCCTGGCACGATTTATGATTCAAAGCAATCAGTCCGTCTCTCCACCTTTAGGCCTTTCCGAAAGCACCTTGCTTTCTGATGCTTTGTTAACgcatgcgcacgtgaaaacacaCTGgtgtttgctctttttttttgcatctggtTGTGCATTTCACACGGTGTCATGGAACTCTAAAAAGTTTGCATGCCTTGTTGCCTGTTtatcccctcccccttttttttacgCAATGCCCGCCCCAGCAACCTTAAGAGAAAATAATTTATTATGATGATGGTGGAGCAGCTCGCCCTTTCAAGATTTTGATCCAGGAAAGGCGATGTCGTGCGGTGGTACGTTGTGGCGGCCTGACACACTTGCACGTCCGATTTTCCGAAATAATGTTTTTAAAAGCTAGCGcttgtgttttcttttgctgtgtcCCTCGTCTTCTTGCTGCCGCCCGTTGAAAGTGACGAACCGACAAGCGGAGCTGTTAACGCTCCCCGCTGAGCCTTGCGTGAAAACATGCACAAGCGTGGTTGATGGTTTGTTTGTTTGCACGAATAAAGCCGCCAGTGGAAACTCCTACCCGGGTACGCCTTTCTTGAAGCGCCCATCAGCAAGCCTCCTGGGTGCTTGGCCCGTGGAGCGTGCATGC comes from the Amblyomma americanum isolate KBUSLIRL-KWMA chromosome 1, ASM5285725v1, whole genome shotgun sequence genome and includes:
- the LOC144115956 gene encoding leucine-rich repeat-containing protein 20-like, encoding MPPPSQQQVDIVGGAGKAVIKVVHRCTDATENQNLDLSECQLMSFPDAIFHLMRNTRVLACDLSSNVLRKIPPKLPLKFTHITELNLSHNRLSSLPEELKELPELRRLDISYNDYMSMPWVIFRLPRLTYLDARKNYISDVEASRLRSVSTLREVHLEENPLSEDACRRLENISQMVVHVTPPGSSDSDEDDYSGDEEK